TAACTCTGCATGGAAATCATTACAGATCATATAGTGATATAGGTTTCTTAGTTTGAAAGCAAACTGATCTcaaaacttatttattttaaaatgtggTGTTTTTACTAGGAATGTGTTGCTCTAAAATCTGCAGCTTTTGTACCTTGATCTGTTTATAGGTCTAACATTTTGGTAAAAGGAGATATAAAAATGAAGGTGCATATACCATATTATTGCATTAATATTCACCAGTTGATTGCGAGTAGAGGCTCCATGAGCAAATTTTGGCCTTTAATTTGGGCAAAAGAATAATCCAAATCCATGAGAAAACAATGCATATACTCAACTTGCAAGAATTCTTGAAGAGGCCTAGCATCTCCGCAATTGCATTGAACTGGACGATAAGAATTCAGTTCTTCCGAAAGAACCTTGATCTTTGTGAAGTACTAAGAAACTGTCATGGCACCTTGGCGCAAATTCATCAATTCTCTCTTGATTTGGAAAATTCTAGGTCTATTTCCATGCTGAAATCTTTCTTTAAGATTATTCTAAAGTTCTTCAGCTGAATCAGCGTACACCAGCGAAGTCACAGTTTCTTTGGACACTGAATTCAAAATCCAGGTACTTATCACATCATTAACACATGGCCAATTCTCAAATTGCTCTGGTTTGAGCTTAGGATCAGGCCAAGGAACGGTTCCATTGACAAATCATAGTTTACGCTTTGCATTGAGAGCTTTCTTCATAGCACGGCTCCAAGAATGGTAGTTCTCCTCCGTAAGTTGCTGGGTTACCAGAACTAAGCTTGGTTAATCAGATGGAGAAAGGAAGAACGGATCTGCTATGGTTACAGTATTTGAATTCGATAGCGAGAAAGCTTCAAGATGAAGAAAGTCAGAATATCACCCTTGATCTTGTGATCGGAGCCTTCGATTCATCAATTTGTGTTGTAAAATTGTGAATTGAAGCAACTTTCATCAACTCTATCGCGTGATTTCACGGTGTGATttgaagaagaggagaagaaatcggaagtgaagaggaagaagagatgaagaatctAGAGGAAGCTTGAAGAAGTTTGAAGAACTTGTTTAGGAAGCGAAAGTGAGAGATTCAAAAAATATCCTAGGATACCATGTTAGATCAATGAcattagagagggaaaatgaTCTAACTGCTGTCATAACTAACTTAATTACGTATAACTAATTGGTAAATATATGTATCTAATACTAACtgccaaaatttttgttttggtcAGAGTTcttaaaacaaataattttgaaCTCTTTGGTTACAGTGATTTGATATGAGGATGTATATTGCCATCCATAACTCAACATGTTAAAAGTGAAATAGGAATCTTGAATTGAATTTCACTTCATTTTACATTAAATGCTATGCacttgaataaattaaaatcatttacCAAAAATTGTCAGGcaattttgttttatgtttttccAATCTGTTCAGTAAAATTATGTGAAATTGAGAAGTGTTTACATGGatacataattacatatatatgATAAGCATGAGAGAGAGAAccaagattcaacaaaacacaAATTTATTTAAGAGGGGAGTGTTAGGTAAACAATGACCATCTTAAAAAATACATTACACCTTAATTTAATGcttctaattaaatttaagattaatttattcttttaacccTATTAATTCAGATTGTTCACAAATATTTACCCAAGATCATAAGCGTTCCCCCGCTCTCCCCTTcccgaaaaaaaagaaagtttacCTAATGATGGAATTGAATGTTATTCACCACCAATCATTATATTGGAGTCGTTTTGATTTTCCTCTGATCTGACGGAACATCGCACTTTTCAGTACATCGAGATTCACATCTGTGATGGAGTTATGATGAGGATTCAACTCGAACTCCAATTCAAGTTTTTGAATGGTATCTACGAGAGTTGAAGCATACATGGGAAAAACTCCACACCCTTTGAtaaaataatcatcatcatgTTCTTCCTTTACTTGGACTCTCTTCCCCTTCTCTGATCTATCAACACTGAATCTGAATGAGATCTTTTGTTTGCATGTGCAGCCATAATGTTTTCCATCAACTTTACTATACATGCCTTCACTAAGAAGTGCAAAACTCCTAAGTAAAACGTGACCAGGGTTTAGTCGTCCTTTATGAATGTTTAGCCCTTTACTTGGAACACCATCTCCGAAGTGGCGGTATTCACACTTGATATTGACATCAGCCCGTTCGTCAAAATAATGAGGTAAGTTTTGAGAAACAACACAACAGAAGATGAAACCCAACAACTCGTTATAAGGTTGATCAAGTTCAATTGTTATGGATGCTTCTTCTGTCTGGAATCTGAACCACTTTGGAACTTTGTACCCTGGATAATAAACACTACCTGTCATATAACGATATCCAACACTACTATACAGTAGATTTGGATCTGCTGTGCGCAAGAAAACATTTCTAAATATTGTGAGATGGGCATCTTCCATAATATCATTCACCGACTCCTCTTCCAATCTCATGCAATTTTCAAATGAGATCCATATCCTGTTCAAACTAAATACTGCCTTCAAACTGAATATTGTTTCAAGTGATGTACAATCATCAGCATAAAGCTGTTCAATAGATGGTGGAAGCTCTGGTATACATCGAAGACTACAACAACCTCTTGCATCAAGAACCGTTAACATTAGTAGGGCTTTGATTTGTGGGAGCTCGGTTAGATCTCTGCAATCACGAATATGAAGAGACTTCATGTATTTAAAGCAGCAGACTTCATTTGGCAGACTCTTAATTCTCGATGGAAAGACTGAAAATTCCTCCAGATTTGAAGAATTATTAGCACAAAGTCCATCGAGAGACTTCAAATGGCTTTTGACGTtctttaattctttgcaattagTAAGATTCAAATCCTCAAGTGTTTCGATGGATAAAATAGATGGATGAAGTTGACATAGTTTTTCACAATTCCCAAGGTCAATCCTTTTAAGCTTTGTTGCTTTACTAAAATCCGGAAGTTCCACCAACTTTTTACATCCATAAAGGTCGAGTACTGTCAAACTCGCAAGATCCTGTAACAACTCAGAGATACATTCATCACATGCAAAAATCTTTGATCTCCAATCAAAGCAAAACGATTAAAAAAGTTGATATTGGTATTAGTACCTGCTTTCCATCCCATAGTTTAGAAATTTGGCTGTTTGGCATCTTAAACTTAACAAGCTTCTCGGCAGAAAATCTTAATGGTAAAAAATCCAGAGGATAAGCATTCCACTCCAAATACCTGAGTCTAGTAGAAAACGGCTCCAAGATTGCGGGAACGTGCACATTCGACTGTCTTTGATTCCAAGGAGCATAAAGCTTAAGAAACCTTAGGTGAGGCATATTTTTAAAGGTGTCTGCATTTAGGTGTAGATCTCTAATCCGAGACAAGTCTATCATAATACCTTCAACTAAATTTTTTCCCTGAAAAGCCAAAAACTTGTACTAAGAAAACGTTATCATACTAGTTTAAAAcaagcaaaaacaaaatgagTGTACTGTTCTCTTACTTCGCTATTTTCCAATAAATTATGGAAATCTTCAGGATTATTTATTCGAGTGAGCTTTCCAGGATCATTATTTGATTCTTGACGAACGACTTCCCAACCCATTTGTTGTATCAAGTCATGCATTTCTATTGCATTATCGTAGGAAATAGTTATAAGAGCTTTACGTTTAAGATTGTCTATTCCAACGGCAGCATAGAAACCGCAAGAGTCTAGAAACATAATGACATTATCCttattttttcctttgaaaaaaaatgcaatgTCAAGGAATATGCTCTTGTCAAAATCATCTAATCCATCGTAGCTCAACTTTAACACATCGAAAATGTTCTTATCAGGATAAATCTTGAGTTTTTTTAGTGCACTTTCCCAAACTACTGCACTTTTTGAACATAAAAAAGAACCCAATACTTTTAAGGCCAATGGAATGCCATTTGCATAATTGACAGCCATTTCTGAAAGCTTTTCATATCCATTTTCAGGATAGCTTTTGTGAAAGGCTTTTAAACAAAAAAGCTCAAGGGAACTTTTAAAGCTCAATTTCCGGACATTGTATATTCCATGTGCTCTTGCAGCGTGTAGTATTTGCTTGTCTCTTGTTGTTACAATGACCCTGCTACTTGCTCCCAAATGGATTTGTTCTCTGATTAGATAATCTAACTTCTCTGATGCATCCACATCGTCAAGCACTATGAAAACCTTTTTTCGCCTCAACTGTCTCTTATCAAGGTGATTTTTCTTGTTTAGTAGTTGAGAAACAAGTTGCTCACACAAATAATCCAGCCCATGCCTTTGTGATTCTTCTTTGACATTTTTCAAGAAGCAACAACCTTCGTATTGAGAagaatatttattgaatataaCTTGAGCAATGGTTGTTTTACCTATACCGCCCATACCCCAAATTCCAAGGATTCCAACTTCATTCGGCTCAATTGTTGCCAATAACGATTCAATAGACTTAACTTGTtcatcaatttcaacaacacCTTTGGATTTATTTGGACAAAAAGGCGGCAGGTTCTCATTGACAACTTTAACAATTTTTTCAATGAGCTCAGCTTCATTTCTATCATGCcacaggaaaaaaaaaaaaaaggagatatATCACGATACAAGGGCAGAAGAAAAAGATTAAACAACAATGAACACAAAAGTAGTAGTAATAGGAAAATGAACAAGTCTAAGCTAATGAGatgttaatatttaaaacttagtgtcttttttttaaaatcaagatCATCATATCGTTGTTTCTTACTCTAATTAAGATGCATTGACCCATTCCAATAATATACCCAAACCAATAAACCTGTAGTAGTTTACAAATTTCTCGTCAGttgaaattcaaaagaaaaacgtAAGGTGAATGATCCGTTGATTTTTGGCCAGTAATGTACAGAGCTTCTTCAATTTGCTGGCTTGAAATAATTGCCGTTTAGCTTGAGTAAATAGCAGATTttgatgaaaactaaactaaaatgcTATAATTCTGGTTGCACTTAACTAAATCAACTTTTTTTCGATCcaccattttcattttttagttttttcttttcttcttttaaatatttgtttatcTGTTACTTTGTTAGCTAATTGTTAACTGAAGTTTcctaataaagtaaaataaataagaattaataATCTCATATTggggaaaaaaattttatttatctatcaattataatCTATAAAGTATAAACAGATACACTAAAATAGTATTATAGTTATGACGAGTGAATGACAGGTaagcttttaaattttttataaatctaTAACTATACGAAGTatgtataaaaataatcatcaactagttatttgtataaattatatattaaaatttaaaatacacattgaaaatgagttaacatatatatttatacacaaatatatatgGTTGATTTTTTTAGGATATCACCCAACTTAATAGGCCAAATGACTAATCTCTCACATATCTAAATTCTATTCAAGGTTACAGCtatatgtataaatttataaattgtaTAATTATCTTACTTACTAAGAGCATATTTTAAacagtataataatataaactttttaagtttttggtatattcaattattaaaaatataaaaaatttaataatttttagtttttattttgtggtattttaaaaatagaataaactaCGAAAACTAAACGtccttaatttttaaaaatgccaaaaaaaatctcaaattttttatttaagaaattaCTTATGCAGATGATCAAAAACTTTGTAGAAATATTAggataatatttaaaaagtatataaaaaatatcaaaatttgatatctaatttttttttcattttcttgaaAGTACTTTTGATAATTTAAGCTTTTAAAATATACCCTTAAAGATTTGTTAGCAAAAcctattttataaaagtatataTTCATCTTAATTTCCCGCAACACACAAATTTAAACCTAATTTTCATAATTCAAAGTGTGCAACTGTGCCTACAGGCGTATATTATTCTATGAATACTTGAAAACTacgtaaaaaacaaaaaacgaGCTAACTAGATATGTATGCATAATAGAGtaattaataaactaaattgaCAAGAGGTAGGGTTGCCCCCCTGTAGCGGTAACGCTATACTACTAGTAGTATATATAACACTATACTACGTGCAGAATTTAACATGGATCGGAGAACATGTTTAAAGGATCTAGGTAAGGACAGATGCACTATATAATTTGTGGAGGCAAGTGCCTttctaatattttcaaaaagtatataaaaatatatgtataaatatatatatacaattgaatgaactccaaccaagACATGCTTTTATTTCAATAAGGAgcacaaaattttttgaatcataGTCACCGATAGCTGACGTGAGAGGGGAACATATGCCTTTGAAAGCAACCAAAATGCATGACATGAATGTTAGTT
This sequence is a window from Arachis duranensis cultivar V14167 chromosome 2, aradu.V14167.gnm2.J7QH, whole genome shotgun sequence. Protein-coding genes within it:
- the LOC110278282 gene encoding disease resistance protein RPV1-like, with translation MGGIGKTTIAQVIFNKYSSQYEGCCFLKNVKEESQRHGLDYLCEQLVSQLLNKKNHLDKRQLRRKKVFIVLDDVDASEKLDYLIREQIHLGASSRVIVTTRDKQILHAARAHGIYNVRKLSFKSSLELFCLKAFHKSYPENGYEKLSEMAVNYANGIPLALKVLGSFLCSKSAVVWESALKKLKIYPDKNIFDVLKLSYDGLDDFDKSIFLDIAFFFKGKNKDNVIMFLDSCGFYAAVGIDNLKRKALITISYDNAIEMHDLIQQMGWEVVRQESNNDPGKLTRINNPEDFHNLLENSEGKNLVEGIMIDLSRIRDLHLNADTFKNMPHLRFLKLYAPWNQRQSNVHVPAILEPFSTRLRYLEWNAYPLDFLPLRFSAEKLVKFKMPNSQISKLWDGKQDLASLTVLDLYGCKKLVELPDFSKATKLKRIDLGNCEKLCQLHPSILSIETLEDLNLTNCKELKNVKSHLKSLDGLCANNSSNLEEFSVFPSRIKSLPNEVCCFKYMKSLHIRDCRDLTELPQIKALLMLTVLDARGCCSLRCIPELPPSIEQLYADDCTSLETIFSLKAVFSLNRIWISFENCMRLEEESVNDIMEDAHLTIFRNVFLRTADPNLLYSSVGYRYMTGSVYYPGYKVPKWFRFQTEEASITIELDQPYNELLGFIFCCVVSQNLPHYFDERADVNIKCEYRHFGDGVPSKGLNIHKGRLNPGHVLLRSFALLSEGMYSKVDGKHYGCTCKQKISFRFSVDRSEKGKRVQVKEEHDDDYFIKGCGVFPMYASTLVDTIQKLELEFELNPHHNSITDVNLDVLKSAMFRQIRGKSKRLQYNDWW